A genomic segment from Nicotiana sylvestris chromosome 1, ASM39365v2, whole genome shotgun sequence encodes:
- the LOC104241205 gene encoding geraniol 8-hydroxylase-like, which produces MDYFTLVFGSIFACIFLLFLSKRNKKLPPGPLQLPIIGNLFHLLGAKPHISLANLAKIYGPIMSLKLGQITTIVISSSTMAKQVLQNQDQAFSNRFIPNALQAHNYSKFSVTWLPVNPTWRTLRRILNSNILSLTKLDSNQHLRSQKVQQLVDYVAKCSQEGEAVIIGKAAFKTSLNFLSNILFSKDLVDPFFDSKVELKDVIWNILAEAGKPNLVDFFPILENIDPQRIRRNTDIHFNKLFVLFDDLINERLEEKRSRSIKNDVLEVFLKIREENSEEIDQNHINSLLLDIFIGGTNTTTSTVEWAMAEILRQPEIMKKVQAELAEVVGKGKPIKEDDVSRLPYLQCIVKETLRMHPPVPFLLPRKVEQDVELCDYIIPKGSQVLVNVWAISRDSALWEEPLVFKPERFWSSELDVRGKDFELIPFGAGRRICPGLPLAASRMVPVMVGSLLNSFNWKLEEGIKPEELDMEEKFGITLAKACPLRAIAYPI; this is translated from the exons ATGGATTACTTTACACTTGTGTTTGGATCAATTTTTGCttgcatttttcttctttttctatcaaaaagaaacaaaaagctTCCACCAGGGCCATTACAACTGCCAATAATAGGAAATTTATTTCATTTATTAGGTGCAAAACCTCATATATCACTAGCCAATCTTGCCAAAATCTATGGTCCAATTATGAGTTTAAAACTTGGCCAAATAACCACAATTGTCATTTCTTCATCAACCATGGCAAAACAAGTCCTTCAAAATCAAGATCAAGCATTTTCCAATAGATTTATCCCTAATGCACTTCAAGCACACAACTATTCCAAATTCTCAGTGACGTGGCTCCCCGTTAATCCGACGTGGCGAACCCTTCGACGAATCTTGAACTCCAACATCCTCTCACTCACTAAACTTGATTCAAATCAACACTTAAGATCACAAAAGGTACAACAGTTGGTTGATTATGTTGCAAAATGTAGTCAAGAAGGTGAAGCTGTGATCATTGGCAAAGCTGCTTTCAAGACCTCTCTCAATTTCTTGTCCAATATTCTCTTCTCTAAGGACTTGGTTGACCCTTTTTTTGATTCAAAG GTAGAGTTGAAGGACGTGATTTGGAACATCTTGGCCGAGGCTGGGAAGCCTAACCTAGTGGATTTTTTTCCCATACTTGAAAACATTGATCCTCAACGAATTAGGCGTAACACAGACATTCATTTCAATAAGTTGTTTGTGCTTTTCGATGATTTGATCAACGAGCGATTGGAGGAAAAGAGGAGCAGAAGTATAAAGAATGATGTTTTGGAAGTGTTTCTcaaaattagagaagaaaattCGGAAGAAATCGATCAGAATCACATCAATTCCTTGCTCCTG GACATATTCATTGGCGGTACTAATACGACGACAAGTACAGTGGAATGGGCAATGGCAGAAATACTTAGACAACCTGAGATTATGAAGAAAGTCCAAGCTGAGCTTGCAGAAGTCGTTGGAAAAGGAAAACCAATAAAAGAAGATGATGTTTCTCGACTCCCCTACTTGCAATGTATTGTCAAAGAAACCTTAAGAATGCACCCACCAGTTCCTTTCTTACTCCCACGCAAAGTAGAGCAAGATGTTGAATTGTGTGATTACATCATCCCGAAGGGCTCACAA GTACTAGTTAATGTGTGGGCAATCAGTCGAGACTCAGCTTTGTGGGAGGAGCCACTAGTGTTTAAACCTGAGAGGTTCTGGAGTTCAGAATTGGACGTGCGAGGCAAAGATTTTGAATTGATTCCATTTGGTGCTGGGCGAAGAATATGCCCTGGCTTACCTCTGGCAGCATCGAGAATGGTTCCAGTAATGGTAGGCTCACTCTTGAATTCCTTCAATTGGAAACTTGAAGAAGGCATTAAGCCAGAAGAACTAGACATGGAGGAGAAGTTTGGTATCACTTTAGCCAAGGCCTGTCCTTTGCGAGCTATCGCATATCCTATTTGA